In Geotrypetes seraphini chromosome 11, aGeoSer1.1, whole genome shotgun sequence, the genomic window ATTACTAGGAATTTgtgttgagggagagagaagggatccACTAGACTAGACCATTAGGGATTTTGGATCATAAGAGATTGTGTGTCACACTTCATCTCAGATGACCTTCAACCCAAGATATTATAGCCCAAATCATTGCCCTCAGGCTTTTTAGTCTTCTGTGCTCATTTCTGCATTGGTGTGGAATAGTTAATTAATTCCATTTCCATGGATTTAAATATGGTATGCAGTGATCTCTAAAAAAGCTTTGGGCAGGGTTACCTTGTgcaccctgattctataaatggcacctaaaacataGACGCCATGCAATGCGGTGCAGAGCGCCTCTCAATCATGAGTTAGGTGCCGTTTAGTGAATCTCTCCTAGTGGTGCCTCAATTGGACTTAAGCATTAATAGGCATCAAAACTTTAGACACcccttatttatgccagggttttcttggcctaaccatacccactttctggtaggagCCTTGGACATGATATAACATAAAATtagatttctataccgcataaccatggAGTTCaatgcggcttacaaaagattaagaaggggatcaagaatagatcggagaaggttatcatgccgctgtaccgggccatggtgcaccctcacctggagtactgcaaccagcactggtcgccgtacatgaagaagaacacgttactatttgaaagggtccagagaagaacgactaaaatggttaagggtctggaggagttgccgtacagtgagagattagagaaactgggcctcttcttccttgaaaagaagagactgagaggggacatgatcaaaacattcaagataatgaagagaatagacttagtaaataaagacaggctgttcaccctctccaaggtagtgagaacgagagggcactatccaaggttaaaaggggatagattccttacaaacgtaaggaagttcttcttcacccagagagtggtagaaaactgtaatgctcttctggaggctgttttagggataaacaccctccaggggggattcaagacaaagttagacaagttcctgctgaaccaaaatgcACGCAGATAatactaataattttatttttatataccgccaaagatatagtagtttgaggcggtttacaacaagaactggacagtcagtgaaaaaaaaataacaatgaagactttggttacataaagtcacaatgtagGGAAATCAAGTACATGTGACAACCGTACCGGGGAAGGTTTAAGAggtcttggttacaaatcggttaaacaggttggttttaactagttttctgaagttaagatagAAAGAGGAGTGTTTGATGATGTTGCCTAGCCAGCCattctgttgacttgcttggaaggctagcGTTCTGTCAAGAAATCTTTTCTCCCATTCTAGACCTTCCTAAACTAGAGGTATTTCAGTGCAATGGGGAAAGCCAGGAGCAATTCACAACTCTGTACAGGCATGACCATAAGGGAAGTCAGACCTGTTAAGTCTCCATCACTATGCAGGAGGCTCCTGCTTTGGAAGTCCATCTCTTGTTCTTCTATGCAAGAATGGAAACTCCCACCTAACACAACAGACTTGGAAAACAGAGTAGAGGAGCATCAGAGCATGGCAGTCATCACTCTCTCTTCTCTGCAAATCTCCTGCATTTCCTGctgctaatctaatctttggAGATAAGCACCAGGAAGTTTTGGCCTGTGAGATTTAAACATGCTTTCAGTAGAAATAGAGCTCTGAGTTGCTCTGGAACAGGCTCAGCTGTAGGAGGGCAAGTCATATGGGTGATAGATGAGCTGTTCAGGGTCAGGggaaatggggaaagaaagaggggatggAGTAGGGAGTAAGACAGGAAGGCAAGGGACATACAGTATGTTGAGATTTTCCTGTTTAAAGACTGCTGTCTCTTGTGAAATGGAAAATACACTCAGTAGAACTACCAATCTTCTCAATGTTTTTCACAGtcactagattttttttttacaataatcTTGTTATTTTAAAACTCTACATTATGGATGGTGATTTTCACAAAACTATCTTGCAGCAGTGTAAATGTGTGTGGCATGTAGAGAATTTGGAAGGGGAAATGGCCCAGTTTCCCTCTGAAAAGTCAGTAATAGGTACATGCCTATAAATGCCCCACACTTTGCCCATACAGAACATGGGTGAAACAATGCATGATAATTTGAAAATGGAATTGCATGAATGTCATTTGATCCCCTTTTTTGGATCTGCCGTAAGGTACGTGTATTGTGAATGTCCATATGTATTTGAGTCACTCtaaatctgaccctggcatggtgACCGACTACAGCTCTCTGATTTTCTTCAGTGTATGAATGCACTTCACCCTTGCCAAAGAGGCTTCCGTTCCTAGCATTCCACCAAACACACTCTCTTGGGCCTCACAAACTACATAAAGTTTATCCTTGATAGCAACCGGGATGTTGTGCTTTTTTCCTCGGACAAGCTTGCCACAGCGGTGTAGCGGAGGAGAATGGTGCCAGGGGCCCCTCCactgccctcatctctgcccccccagTTCCTTCCCCAATCCCACCGGCCCCGTGCCCCTCGTTCCTACCCTGATCCCACCTGCTGCACGtacctccttctcttcccccgtacctctagttgaagttgttcgcagcggtcaacaacgtgctcctcgtgatcccatcggctctccctctgtgTCACTTTGTATACGTGGCATCTGGAAGTGATGTCAATGGGAGAGCAGACGGGAATGCAAAAAGCATGTTGTTGACTGCCACAAACAActtcttcaactagaggtatgggggaagggaaaggggggcgcATGCATGGAGGTGATGAATGGAAAGAggcgggggtggagaggaggaggggtgtcggtGCCCTCACCAACATGGCACTTGGGGCGggccacccccttcccccccttactacaccactggcttgCCATCTTTTATTTGATGGACCCCCCTACTTTGATTTGATGCACCCCCCTACttctaggcccctccccttgcttcTCCATATCCCCCCTCTAATttcccacttcctctttgatctgtcgccttgagcttgtataggtttgtgcaactcacaaatggaagattaaatTATTAGACTATTGTTTTGAACTGCCTAAGTGACCTAAATATTACAGGAACAGCTCTTCAGTGGTTCCACTCTTACCTGACAGGGTGGTCCTATGCAATTTACCATTCTGGCTTTTCCTCTGCCCCAAAACTGCTTCACTCTGGGGTTTCTCAAGAATCTGTCCTGGGCCCATCTTCTTTGCTCCCCTCATCTTTCTGCTACCGTCTTTTGGGTTAACTTTCtttatctatgcagatgatattcaactcctTCTTCCTTTCAATTCTCACTTTTCTGTCAATTTGGATCTAGTGGTTGACTGGTTATCAGCAAACAGGCTAAAAATTAATTCCCAGAAAACTGCTGTGCTGATTTTCTCCTCTGAGCCACCTTCCTCCAACCCACCATGTTTCACCACGAAGGGTACTATACTTTCATACTCCATACCAACTAAAATTCTCAGTGTCATTCTGGATAATTCTTTATTCTTTCATTCTCATATTTCCAATATAGTTTCCTCCTCTTTTCTCACCCTTTCATGCATCTGCACTATTCATATTCTTTTGCACTCTTtgtattttttcaaaatttgattATTGCAACTTTCTTCTCAAGTTCTCATTGGTCTCCCAAGCTAtcaactccatagacttcaggtcatccaaaatactgcagttcGACTACTATACCATTGCTCTAAGTTTGACCACTTCTCAAATCTGAATATCTTCTTCCAATATCTTACAGAATTTCTTTCAAATATAACATTCTTTCATTACAGATGCAATCTTTGGGCCTACCTTCTTTCTTGGCCAGCCTCCTGGTTTGATATTCTCCCCAGAGGGCACTTCATTCTTCCCAGCAATGTCTTCTGATGATCCCCTCTTTCAGGCATCTATTTTTGGATATTCATAGAAACTCTTATTGTTCAGTCATCATGACCCCCATGCTGTGAAACTTCCGCCCTCTTTATCTCAGGACATAACACTCTTGCAAAATTCAAATCTCAACTAAAAACTTATTATTTCTTATTAGCTTTTAACTTATAGACTTCCTTTGACCTACATCTCATTACTTTCTCCAGACTTGATTTCTCTCCATCTTGTTACCTTTGACATCTCCCTTTTGCAATTTTCCTTCCCTTATTGTCCttaaaaaagattaggttcttaccttgctaatatcttttttttagtagaaaggtgtgtcattctggattgaTTGGTAATATCTCCATACTCTTGAGCtatgcagaaggaattcactccagcttttgaatccctcctccttcactctAAAGCtatgctgtccccttcagtttaTACCAAAGCAGGTAATAGCCCAATATCGAAACACTGGTGAaggaggggtacagataaaactcCCTGAACTACatctctgttctgctctgaaaatataacaaacatgttGAACATTGCCATTGAACTGGCGAAACATCAAAACAATCATGCcaaacagaaacatttatggagctcaagtaTTACCCCAATGCAATCGTATAGCAATAGATTAGTCTTTAtacccttagggctagattctgtataggaagccCAGTCTCAGCAattgcctaagcggcttttgagaatcacacatgggcgtTCTATATAGAATCGCGTCTGTCCATGACCCTACCTAACCACCCTGAGTCTCTAACTGgtatccatgtcacaggcaccagttagagaatcatgttgccACTGAGCAAATCGCTACAACAAAAAGCAGTAAATAGTCTAATAGACTCTCAGAACGGCCCAACCTGTCTTGTGCAccaaataatctaatataatttGTATATGGAAGGGTCCTCAGTGTGAAAAGATAAGCGAGGGGAgaaattctccagtgctttacatcAAGTGGTGAAGATACAATGACCtctcacctgcacaccatcactggacccCTCCATGTGCTCAAATAATAAAGAAAGTGCTAAATAAGCAATATAATCACAGTGATATAAATAAATCACTAGTATTTAAGGTGACAAAGTAAAGACAGGGCAGGTTACTCTGAGAGTCTCCCCAGCCAGCTCCTAGGTAAAAAAAATTAGACTTAGCATGAGAGCAATGTCCGTGAGACTGGAATCAATGGCGGGGCAAAAGTCCACCACCATGTAGGCAGGTTctaccaagcccggtttcggagtctctgggtcccttcctcaggaaccccaAGGGAATCTCCTTGCTGTGATCAACTCAACAGCCAcagcaggaaccccccccccccccagctatgaAGTCagccaacaggagggatgccaagaacctcctgctggaacccccaaagccCCTCCCCTATGGAAGGAGGAGTGCCCTATTCCTCCTGACACCATTCCCTGAAGGTCACCAgcaagagggatacccagtcctgccagaaccccctcccccaaagatcaatggcaggagggatgcccagcccctcctgcctGACCCCATCAAAgatcaacagcaggagggatgccaagtccctcctgctggaaacaccccaccccccagatcaacagcaggagggatgctcactccctcctgctggacaccaaCAAAAAATCAGCCCCCACCCCATCATGCCCCAAGCCCACCTGGATCTCCCAATACCTATTTCTTGTAGGCCAGCAGATCTGAAAGACTTATTCCAGATCGCatgcacaaggaaaaactgaagggggcagcagagccctctagtgaaagAGGAAGGGTTCAAAAGCtgaaatggattccttctgcatgccATGCAAGCATGGGGATATTACATGTCCGTccaaaatgacacacctattgcactaaaaTACATATTGTAACTTCTCTTGCCCctccttttcttttatttctgtaaGTCCTGTAATGCTATATGTTTTGCTTTATGTATTTCGTGTGTCCCCTCCTCCCTGGTTTTACTTTCTTAACTGCTTTGATTTAActttgttttatatttgcagtatatcaaatgaacTAAACTGAAGGGTGAAATGCCCATCCCTAGGGATCTAGCTGCGTTTCCTATCTATCCAGTAACGTTCCTTTTGagaattgttttctttctttattaggTTAAGCTTATTCTGacacaatggcatagtaagggggggtggtccatcctgggtgctgtcttggtgagggttccggcacccctcctccttcccccaccctcgtgtggttcactcccccccccacctctgttTCTTCACTGGTGCTAGCAGTAaatccaacctgctgctcacgcaaacactggctctccctctgacatcacttttggttcctgcgcataggaagtgacgtctgaGGGAGAGCTGATGCGGGCAGctagttggtgatgctgctcgcaccagggaagttaaaagaggtatgggttagggaaggggtgcatgcgtgGCAGGTGAGCGGGGAAGAAGcggaggtggggtggagaagatggtgggggaggggcaccaccaccccaggtgccttcCCCACCCTCACTTCGCCACTGTTCTGATGCCAAGGTAGCCACCAGTGAAGCTGTCACTCCAGCTGTGAAGAAACAGACAGACTTAGACCTCATTCAAAGACTTACCAGAATCAGGTTCAATTAAATACCAAGATGGAAGAAGAAGCTCTCAGACTCATTCACTATAGCGGACATTTTAGAAGGGCTATTGGCATGTGAGTCATGCACAAACCGGTACTTAAATGTTTATCGTACATAAACATCTAAGTTTCTATTTTAGAAATCCAGGATAAGTACAACAAAAGCCCAAGGGTGTGCAAATGGCAAGGGGGTGTGGTCAGAGCATGTTTTGGGTTGGACTAGGGCATGCTTAGAAGATAACACGTTTGTTTCCCATTTCAAAAGGGGAATAAATGTTGATGTCAGGATTTTTTACACTGCTACCAAGCATGTTTAGGTTTAGGCAAACTGCTCTGATTTAGAAGCACTGCACTGGTGGGATTAAGGGAGGCTGactcttaatcccccagtggctTTTGTCCTCCACCCAAAAAAATCCAAACTTGCCAGGGTTGCCAATGTCTTACAGTATCAGGAAAATACACTGGCTGTGATAAACATGTACGTATATGTTGATTTTCAACCTGTCTAAAATGGTTGTCTATGGTCCACTTATTCAGCATATAAACTTCCATTTCtcctgtattttagaacagactcAATTCCAACTTCTATGTCCTTTTCAAAATAGAGTGCCCATCTGCATGTCTGGATAATTTTTATGGTGGCCTAATACAACATTACAGCCTGCAAAAAATTTAATTTCCTTCAGGCTTTTGCTGTGTTCCCAGTGGGTCTGGTGACCACCAAACAAATGAATGGCAATTCCTGTTCACCAAAAAGAGTCACAGTCTAGAAATGTGTATTTGGCTGCTATCTGTTTGATGCTGGTTTTCTTTTGCAGCCTGCTGTTTGGAAAATTGACAGAGACCCAAAAAGGAGTTGCACGTGTACAGCCTTCGCAAGCACTTTTTGCAGGAGTACTGGACggcagaggaggagaagtagAAGATTACAGGGTCCAAGCAGGCATTGAAAGTACTTAACAGGAGTGCCTGATCCCTCCAGTCGAGGCTCTCCTGCTGAATATAACCCACTACATGAGAGATGTTGTATGGTGCAAAGCAGATGATGAAAACTACAACAGTGGCCAAGACCAAGCCCACTGCTCTCTGCTTCTTCTCACGGTGGATGTGAGGTGAGGAGATGAGAATCTtcacaaagctgcaatagcagaAGGTGGTCACCAAGAATGGAATGCAGAAGAGTGTGATCCCAAGTTCCAGGCGGACGGGAAGGAGGATATCCAGTTGATCTTGGGTGAAGTTGTCATAGCAGAGGGATCTCTGGCTGGTAGTCTCCCCATTCTGGTACTCTGTGATATACACTATGCTGCAGTGGGCAAAGGAGCAGAGCCATAGAAAGCAACTAACAGCCATGGCATAGCCAGGCTTCCGGTACATCTTGTACTTGATTGGGAATGCCACACCCAGATAGCGCTCCACACTGACAGCAGTCAGAAACAGAGTACTGGAGTAGATAGTGCTGAAGTAGAAGAGGCCACTGAGAGGGCAGAGGAATGAGGGCAAGGACCATTGGCCCTCTAGGACCTCAGCAACTTTGAAGGGCAAGAAAGCCAGGAAAGAGAGATCTGAGATGGTCAAGTTGAAGAGGAGAATGGCATTGGGGGTAGGCTTGGATCGCAATTTGTGTATCAAGGCATGGAGTGCCAACAAGTTGCTGGGAAAGCCAGTGATCATGGTAATGATATAGATGGCCAGGTACAGCGCTTTGCACTCTGGCTTCGGAACCATGTTGGATTCATTTCTCCTAGAAATAAGAGCAAAAAGACTGTTACTGGAATTTATACTTCACATAGCACCAGTAAAGTATGTTTATTTATAGCACTATTACATCAAATGCCAAAAATCAACAGTGAGTTAGGTACTACAGAAACACCTACCTAATGTTGTTCAAGCTGATTACTTCTTTTACTTTGAATAACTTCTATATCATCCTACTCAACCTGCTGAGTCACAAATGAATGAGATTATGGAGGTCATTTTAGAAAAATGAGTGCAATTCACATGTGTAAAGAGCTGATTTGTATACGTATGTAAATGGTTAAACCTCCATATGTAGTGATTATAAAAGCCACTGCTTACATACGTATATATACTTATGGCATGCACAGATTTGAAAGGTATCGGCCTGATGTTCAAAAGAGTTTATATGTTTAGTGATGAACACTAaggggtcgatattcagccagcagcactcataagaacataagaattgctgctgctggatcagaccagtggtccatcgttctcagcagtcctctcacgaggtagctcttaggtcaaagaccagtgccctaactgagactagccttacctgcgtatgttttggttcagcaggaacttgtctaactttgtcttgaatccctggatggtgtcttcccctataacagcctgcgtaagagtgttccagttttctaccactctctgggtgaagaagaacttccttacgtttgtacggaatctatccccttttaactttagagcgtgccctctcgttctctctaccttggagagggtgaacaacctgtctttatctactaagtctattcccttcattatcttggatgtttcaatcatgtcccctctcaatctcctcttttcaagggagaagaggcccagtttctctaatctctcactgtacggcaactcctccagccccttaaccattttagtcgcacttctctggactttttcgagtagtactgtgtcctttttcatgtacggtgaccagtgctggacacagtattccaggtgagggcataccctggcccagtacagcggcatgataaccttctccaatctgttcgtgatccccttcgtaatcattacataagaattgccatctccggatcagaccctaggttcATCAAGTCCGATAATCCGCACAcatggaggccccgccaggtgtaccccgGCATAGTTGTAGtcccccatatcactgtatgcttctcaagggagatgtgcatctagtttacccttaaatcttagaacggtggattctgcaattacttcctctgggagagcattccaggtgtccaccactcgctgcatgaaacagaacttcctgatattcatcctggatctgtcccccctcagcttcagtctatgtcctcttgtccgtgtcacactggacattgtaaataactgctttccctgctccattctgccgtcagtttctatgtttctatgaatcctttcagtattttgaaagtctcgatcagatcccctcacagtctcctcttctcaagggagaacaaccccagtctcctaagttgttcctcgtagtccaggttctccatacctttcactagcttcgttgcttgtctctgcaccctctctagtagttttatatccttctttaggtatggagaccaatgctggatgcagtatttcaggtgcggtttgtagagcggtattataactttctctgatctacttgtaattcccttctttatcatgcctagtattctatttgctttcttcgctgctgccgcacattacgccaacggtttcagggtcccaTCTATcaatacacccaggtccttttcctgtttggtctttcccagagttacacctgacatactatacatgtgatctttattttttctgcctaaatgcatcactttgcatttttccacattaaaattcatctgccatttatctgcccaattgattcaagtcactctggagttcctcgctgtccttctgcgatctgattgcctggcatagctttgtgtcgtctgcaaacttgattatttcattggatgt contains:
- the LOC117368853 gene encoding free fatty acid receptor 3-like: MWNWRNESNMVPKPECKALYLAIYIITMITGFPSNLLALHALIHKLRSKPTPNAILLFNLTISDLSFLAFLPFKVAEVLEGQWSLPSFLCPLSGLFYFSTIYSSTLFLTAVSVERYLGVAFPIKYKMYRKPGYAMAVSCFLWLCSFAHCSIVYITEYQNGETTSQRSLCYDNFTQDQLDILLPVRLELGITLFCIPFLVTTFCYCSFVKILISSPHIHREKKQRAVGLVLATVVVFIICFAPYNISHVVGYIQQESLDWRDQALLLSTFNACLDPVIFYFSSSAVQYSCKKCLRRLYTCNSFLGLCQFSKQQAAKENQHQTDSSQIHISRL